One Sphingomicrobium marinum genomic window carries:
- the groES gene encoding co-chaperone GroES encodes MGFKPLHDRVLVRRVEAEEKTAGGIIIPDSAKEKPQEGEVVAAGSGAKSEDGKVTPLDVKAGDKILFGKWSGTEVKLDGEDLIIMKESDILGIVG; translated from the coding sequence ATGGGTTTCAAACCGCTTCACGATCGTGTCCTCGTCCGCCGTGTCGAGGCTGAAGAAAAGACCGCTGGCGGGATCATCATTCCCGATAGCGCGAAGGAAAAGCCGCAGGAAGGCGAAGTCGTCGCCGCCGGTTCGGGCGCCAAGTCCGAAGACGGCAAGGTGACGCCGCTGGACGTCAAGGCCGGCGACAAGATCCTGTTCGGCAAGTGGTCGGGCACCGAGGTCAAGCTCGACGGCGAAGACCTGATCATCATGAAGGAAAGCGACATTCTCGGCATCGTTGGCTGA